One part of the Bacteroidota bacterium genome encodes these proteins:
- a CDS encoding carbonic anhydrase, which yields MFEKIFKNNEKWVADKLRIDPDYFSKLAQGQHPEYLYIGCSDSRVTAEDLMGVEPGEVFIHRNIANLVVSTDNNINAVVQYAVEHLKVKHIIICGHYECGGVKAALNPSDMGQLNSWLQTLRDVYRLHQRELDAITDVQKRFDRLVELNVREQCINIIKIYHVQRSWYKTGYPQIWGWVFDVHTGKIKDLELKMEEEFSSIRNIYDLRPLG from the coding sequence ATGTTTGAAAAGATCTTTAAGAACAATGAAAAATGGGTGGCTGATAAATTACGTATAGACCCCGACTATTTCAGCAAACTGGCACAAGGGCAACATCCGGAATACTTATATATCGGTTGCTCTGATAGCCGTGTTACTGCCGAAGACCTGATGGGCGTAGAACCCGGCGAAGTTTTTATTCATCGCAATATTGCCAATCTTGTAGTGAGTACGGATAATAATATAAATGCCGTCGTGCAGTATGCTGTTGAACATTTAAAGGTAAAACATATCATCATCTGTGGACATTATGAATGCGGTGGCGTTAAGGCTGCATTAAATCCCAGTGATATGGGACAGTTGAATAGCTGGTTGCAAACGTTGCGTGATGTGTACCGGCTGCATCAACGCGAACTGGATGCCATTACCGATGTACAAAAGCGGTTTGATCGTCTTGTAGAACTCAATGTCCGGGAGCAATGCATCAATATCATTAAGATATATCACGTACAACGCTCCTGGTACAAAACCGGCTATCCACAAATATGGGGATGGGTGTTTGATGTACATACCGGAAAAATCAAAGATCTGGAGTTGAAGATGGAAGAGGAGTTCTCATCTATCAGGAATATTTATGACCTGCGGCCTTTGGGCTAG
- a CDS encoding TlpA family protein disulfide reductase, with protein sequence MRADPLKIKLVLSLILYLFIWCTGINTVTAQSVFKIPSFTGKTLDNKPVDSLYFKDKLTLISFFYIGCAPCMREIPVLNRLQKHYAGKPVQLLAIGSHPPAQLAVFDPGDSSNTEIISRYRTEKIHYDILPECTDESTSGNASRCFTLSRLFGVNAYPTSFIINGRGEILMTTEGFPMRENAEETFQEMVKMVDGYLK encoded by the coding sequence ATGCGTGCTGATCCCTTGAAAATAAAATTAGTATTGTCGCTCATCTTGTATCTATTCATTTGGTGTACCGGCATAAATACAGTTACAGCTCAATCGGTTTTTAAAATTCCCTCCTTCACCGGAAAAACGCTGGACAATAAACCCGTAGATAGTCTTTATTTCAAAGATAAACTCACCTTGATTTCTTTCTTTTATATCGGTTGCGCGCCTTGTATGAGAGAAATACCTGTTCTAAACAGACTTCAAAAACATTATGCAGGGAAGCCGGTTCAATTGCTCGCCATCGGGTCACATCCGCCGGCTCAACTGGCAGTATTTGATCCGGGAGATAGTTCCAATACAGAAATTATCAGCCGATACCGAACGGAAAAAATCCACTACGATATTCTACCTGAATGTACCGATGAAAGCACTTCCGGCAATGCATCCCGTTGCTTTACACTTTCCCGATTGTTTGGCGTGAATGCGTATCCCACTTCCTTTATCATCAATGGAAGAGGAGAAATCCTGATGACGACAGAAGGATTCCCGATGAGAGAAAATGCAGAAGAGACGTTTCAGGAGATGGTGAAGATGGTGGATGGATATTTGAAATGA
- a CDS encoding M4 family metallopeptidase — translation MYKRERSGYSAEDYRLCWKFDVPMTRSTSYTVFVDAEDASIINKLPLTHSCGPTNVTTPFNGVQTIYTSQRNTCNNSQYWELTDDCGVLIEIIDDNFGGTETPICNSSSSNTWPVNTGGAGDGMQLNFGMRKTYNFFLSYFSWNSYDDAGGSLDCRIKYEFTDDNGNPTGNNASYDSFNEDFDFGYGTSGTDATDSYTTLDIVGHEFTHGVDDYTADLDYQDESGAMDESFADIFGEVVEVYTEGTQPAGVAWKVGNDKSTGSIRNMADPISFGDPDTYLGTNWYSGSNDNGGVHTNSGVQNHCFYLMCEGGSGYNSNGDYYNVSAIGIADAKEIAFLAHQYLWGTADYIDGRDAWLEAASDIYGSCSSQAIQTGNAWYAVGVGAQSPFNTQLVMGTIVALVADATNQAIESVITTGTVEIVSTSGSLFEARFLAGVDVTLNVGFTAASGTAFLADINPCSITLHTALRTLPPPAVMPSSIEKVKETTEVLKITASPNPFKEMLRLDFESDASLDDATITVFDLNGRIVYKEENIAISTGQNSKLLELSLLQDGVYFLEVSHVTGRLARNKVIKMK, via the coding sequence ATGTATAAAAGAGAACGTTCGGGTTATAGTGCAGAAGACTATCGTCTTTGCTGGAAATTTGATGTGCCGATGACGAGATCCACATCGTATACGGTCTTTGTAGATGCAGAGGATGCCAGTATCATCAACAAACTACCGCTTACGCATAGCTGTGGACCCACCAATGTTACTACTCCCTTTAACGGTGTGCAAACGATCTACACGTCGCAGCGAAACACTTGCAACAACTCTCAATATTGGGAATTGACGGATGATTGCGGTGTGCTGATAGAAATCATCGATGATAATTTTGGCGGCACCGAAACGCCGATATGTAACAGCAGCAGTTCCAATACATGGCCGGTAAATACCGGCGGAGCAGGCGATGGTATGCAGTTAAATTTTGGAATGAGAAAAACGTATAATTTCTTCCTTTCCTATTTTAGCTGGAACAGTTATGACGATGCCGGTGGATCACTCGACTGCAGAATTAAATATGAATTCACCGACGACAATGGAAATCCTACAGGTAACAATGCCAGTTACGATTCTTTCAATGAAGATTTTGATTTTGGATATGGGACTTCAGGAACTGACGCTACTGATTCCTACACAACACTGGATATCGTGGGTCACGAGTTTACGCATGGAGTGGATGATTATACAGCCGATCTTGATTATCAGGATGAGTCGGGTGCGATGGATGAGTCCTTCGCAGATATCTTTGGTGAAGTGGTGGAAGTCTATACAGAAGGCACTCAACCCGCAGGCGTTGCCTGGAAAGTCGGAAACGATAAAAGCACCGGATCCATACGGAATATGGCCGATCCCATCAGCTTCGGCGATCCCGATACCTATCTTGGTACCAACTGGTACTCCGGATCAAATGATAACGGTGGTGTACATACGAATAGCGGTGTGCAGAACCACTGCTTCTACCTGATGTGTGAAGGCGGAAGCGGTTACAACAGCAATGGAGACTACTACAACGTGTCGGCCATAGGTATTGCGGATGCCAAAGAAATCGCCTTTCTCGCTCACCAATATCTTTGGGGAACGGCAGATTATATCGACGGACGCGATGCATGGCTGGAGGCCGCAAGCGATATTTATGGCTCATGCTCCAGTCAGGCTATTCAGACCGGCAATGCATGGTATGCCGTGGGTGTAGGAGCGCAGAGTCCTTTCAATACACAATTAGTTATGGGCACGATCGTGGCGCTGGTGGCTGATGCTACCAATCAGGCCATTGAAAGTGTAATTACAACAGGAACTGTAGAAATTGTTTCCACATCCGGGAGCCTCTTCGAAGCACGGTTCCTTGCAGGTGTAGATGTTACGTTAAATGTGGGATTCACCGCAGCCAGTGGAACTGCTTTTTTAGCGGACATCAATCCCTGCTCCATCACCTTGCACACTGCCTTGCGAACTCTTCCTCCACCGGCTGTTATGCCATCCTCCATTGAAAAAGTGAAAGAAACGACTGAGGTATTAAAGATAACTGCATCTCCCAATCCGTTTAAGGAAATGTTACGCCTGGATTTCGAAAGCGACGCTTCCCTGGACGATGCTACGATTACCGTATTCGACCTTAACGGAAGAATTGTCTATAAAGAAGAAAATATAGCCATCAGCACAGGTCAGAACTCGAAACTCCTTGAGTTATCGCTCCTGCAAGATGGTGTTTACTTTCTGGAAGTAAGTCATGTTACCGGACGACTTGCCCGAAATAAAGTGATAAAAATGAAATAA
- a CDS encoding histidine kinase has product MKIRFQLLVFFLNLFSLSFSLAGEVLQERPQAAQESRWSKALLEAKMDIYKNACDDALKIFLELNALPYPSNEERSILIQVFKSDLLYCAKNADSARTVFNAIQKYQGKNRLVNYEYLMLQSKFLFDEFKIKEANQLLQKAFNLAHEMKDAVRKSLCANMIARNLTALDFYEDSYNYRKIALKFADGDSLMRSVAYSGIANYHYVHTHQYDSAIHYYKIARKFSPGNNKVLETTVLLNSAAALLELGKWKEAEQQVREIESSLPYLTPLIIGNYYNTLGFILISTGRNGEAIEIYKKGLAYNEEHKDLDLQVQLLGFISDAYAASGNYKDAYHYHFRLEQAKDSLRKLQTDELLIEKDKEFQTSIKEEENARLTAENDLQLLTLKAKNRQLIGGSVLIALLFVLLAMVLNNYRNKQRHIKALDALNGQLTEQRDEILRINQLLQLKVLRTQMNPHFIYNCLNSILHLVQQGEKEKAADYLLRFAKLLRQVLDFSDRQFIELEEEIQFLNLYLSLEKMRLGDNFNYSVTCDMDTAEEEISIPSLVIQPFVENAVWHGLSTKENDKRIAIRFSMVENHHQMHCIIDDNGIGRAMAAQKKENTSKHVSKGMAITEERLQLLRYKLEDHQTIRIIDKIPEENSSGTIVELTLPVAQL; this is encoded by the coding sequence ATGAAAATCCGATTCCAATTGCTTGTTTTCTTCCTCAATCTGTTCAGTTTATCCTTTTCTCTTGCCGGCGAAGTGTTGCAGGAAAGACCTCAGGCAGCGCAGGAATCGCGTTGGAGCAAGGCATTGCTGGAGGCAAAAATGGATATCTATAAAAATGCCTGTGATGACGCCCTAAAGATTTTTCTTGAGCTCAATGCTCTTCCCTATCCTTCAAATGAGGAACGCAGTATCTTGATTCAAGTATTCAAAAGCGATTTGCTCTACTGTGCAAAAAATGCTGATTCCGCGCGCACTGTTTTTAATGCCATTCAAAAATATCAGGGCAAGAACAGGCTGGTAAACTATGAATACTTAATGCTGCAAAGTAAATTTCTGTTTGATGAGTTTAAAATCAAGGAAGCGAATCAACTGCTTCAGAAAGCTTTTAATCTGGCTCATGAAATGAAGGATGCTGTTCGGAAAAGTCTTTGCGCCAACATGATTGCAAGAAATCTTACTGCACTTGATTTTTACGAGGATAGCTACAATTATCGAAAAATAGCATTGAAATTTGCGGACGGAGACTCGCTGATGCGCTCTGTTGCTTATTCCGGCATTGCGAATTATCATTATGTGCATACACATCAATATGATTCGGCGATTCACTATTACAAGATAGCCAGAAAATTTTCACCCGGAAATAATAAAGTTTTAGAAACAACCGTGTTACTCAATTCGGCGGCCGCATTGCTGGAGTTGGGAAAATGGAAAGAGGCTGAGCAACAAGTTCGGGAAATAGAGAGTAGTCTCCCGTACCTCACTCCATTGATTATCGGAAATTATTACAATACACTTGGGTTTATTCTTATCTCTACAGGGCGAAATGGAGAAGCGATCGAAATTTATAAAAAGGGTCTTGCCTACAATGAAGAACATAAGGATTTGGATTTGCAGGTACAGTTGCTAGGATTTATCAGTGATGCCTATGCTGCATCGGGTAATTATAAAGACGCCTATCACTATCATTTTCGCTTAGAGCAAGCGAAAGATAGTCTGCGAAAACTTCAGACGGATGAACTGCTGATTGAGAAAGACAAGGAATTTCAAACGTCCATTAAGGAAGAGGAAAACGCACGTTTGACAGCCGAAAATGATCTGCAATTGCTCACCTTAAAAGCGAAGAACCGGCAGCTGATAGGCGGATCTGTATTGATCGCATTATTGTTTGTCTTGTTAGCGATGGTTTTGAATAATTACCGAAACAAGCAACGGCATATCAAAGCACTTGATGCACTTAACGGGCAATTAACGGAACAGCGCGATGAGATTCTGCGCATCAATCAACTGTTGCAATTGAAAGTGTTGCGTACACAGATGAATCCGCACTTCATCTATAATTGCCTGAACTCCATTTTACATCTTGTTCAGCAGGGAGAAAAAGAAAAGGCGGCCGATTATCTCCTTCGGTTTGCAAAGTTATTGAGACAAGTGCTGGATTTTTCGGACCGACAGTTTATAGAATTGGAAGAAGAAATCCAGTTCCTTAACCTGTATCTATCTCTTGAAAAAATGCGACTTGGCGATAATTTTAATTATTCGGTTACATGTGATATGGATACGGCTGAAGAAGAAATTTCAATACCTTCACTGGTCATTCAACCCTTCGTAGAAAATGCCGTTTGGCATGGATTATCTACTAAGGAAAATGATAAAAGAATTGCTATTCGTTTTTCTATGGTTGAAAATCATCATCAAATGCATTGTATTATTGATGACAATGGAATAGGCAGAGCGATGGCAGCACAAAAGAAAGAGAATACCTCTAAGCATGTTTCAAAAGGAATGGCTATTACCGAGGAAAGGTTGCAATTGTTACGGTATAAACTCGAGGATCATCAGACAATTCGTATTATTGATAAAATTCCGGAAGAAAATAGTAGTGGTACCATTGTAGAACTGACATTACCTGTGGCGCAATTATGA
- a CDS encoding response regulator transcription factor, which yields MIRALILDDEKASLTQLRESIERYIPDITQIWATSDPAEAMMLINEQHPQLLFLDIEMPQMNGFEFLEKIKERNFAVIFTTAFSQYAIKALRFSALDYLLKPVQEDELKKAVERFREQPVALEQMQKLYEQLFENVKSGHETGFKLSLQTGNRIYFIAPDEITWCKGDNNYTLVYTKDGREFTMSKTLKDVDEMLQPFGFLRSHKSSLVNAKEVTALDNEELVLKSGVRIPVSRRRMEDVKSFLSGKGKE from the coding sequence ATGATTAGAGCATTGATATTGGATGATGAAAAGGCATCACTGACCCAACTGCGTGAAAGCATTGAGCGGTATATTCCCGATATTACTCAGATATGGGCTACCTCTGATCCTGCTGAAGCGATGATGCTGATCAATGAACAACATCCGCAATTACTTTTTCTCGATATCGAGATGCCACAAATGAATGGGTTTGAATTTTTGGAAAAGATAAAGGAACGAAATTTTGCCGTTATTTTTACCACAGCATTCAGTCAGTACGCGATCAAAGCTTTACGTTTTAGTGCACTGGATTATCTCTTGAAGCCGGTTCAGGAGGATGAGCTAAAGAAGGCCGTAGAACGATTCCGTGAACAGCCCGTTGCATTGGAACAAATGCAAAAGTTGTATGAACAATTATTTGAAAATGTAAAAAGTGGTCATGAAACCGGTTTCAAATTATCATTGCAAACCGGGAACCGTATTTATTTTATTGCACCGGACGAGATCACCTGGTGCAAAGGTGATAATAACTATACCTTGGTGTATACAAAGGATGGCAGAGAGTTTACCATGAGTAAAACGTTGAAGGATGTTGACGAGATGTTGCAACCTTTCGGCTTTCTTCGGTCTCATAAATCATCGCTGGTAAATGCAAAGGAAGTGACTGCTCTTGACAATGAAGAACTGGTTTTAAAAAGTGGAGTACGCATTCCTGTTTCAAGACGAAGAATGGAGGATGTAAAATCTTTTTTGAGCGGAAAAGGTAAAGAATGA
- a CDS encoding TCR/Tet family MFS transporter gives MIRSKTPALSFIFITLLIDIIGLGIIIPVTPKLIQELTSCTISEASTYGGWLMFSYAIMQFLFSPVIGGLSDRYGRRPVLLLSLFGFGLDYLFLAFAPTITWLFLGRLLAGVFGASITTATAYIADISTPEKRAQNFGIVGMAFGIGFIIGPVLGGILGQFGSRVPFLAAAGLTFLNWLYGYFILPESLPVENRRAFDWKRANPIGSLKNLGRYPVVLGLVASLVFVYIAAHAVQSTWSYFTMERFKWNEAMVGYSLGMAGLCVAIVQGGLVRVINPKLGPSRSVYVGMMLYAIGLALFAFSTKGWMMFAFLIPYCLGGIAGPSLQGIISNQVPANEQGELQGALTSLISITSIIGPLLMTNLFAFFTGENAPVYFPGAAFLAGSLLVTLSGFMAWRSLSGRFSK, from the coding sequence ATGATCCGTTCAAAAACACCCGCCCTCTCCTTTATTTTTATTACGCTGTTGATTGATATTATCGGATTGGGTATCATTATTCCGGTTACACCAAAGCTCATCCAGGAATTAACATCCTGTACCATCAGTGAAGCTTCTACATATGGCGGATGGCTCATGTTTTCCTATGCCATCATGCAATTTCTTTTCTCTCCCGTCATTGGTGGGTTGAGTGATCGCTATGGGAGAAGGCCCGTATTGCTTTTATCTCTCTTTGGCTTTGGACTCGATTATCTTTTTCTTGCCTTTGCACCCACTATCACATGGCTGTTTCTTGGTCGTTTGCTGGCCGGTGTTTTCGGTGCCAGTATCACTACAGCTACTGCTTATATTGCTGACATCAGCACTCCGGAAAAGCGTGCACAAAATTTCGGAATCGTTGGAATGGCTTTCGGTATAGGATTTATTATCGGTCCCGTGCTGGGAGGAATATTAGGACAATTTGGTTCACGGGTTCCCTTCCTCGCTGCGGCAGGACTCACCTTTCTCAACTGGCTCTATGGTTATTTCATTCTGCCAGAATCCTTACCGGTTGAAAATCGTCGTGCTTTCGATTGGAAAAGGGCCAACCCGATAGGATCGCTGAAAAATCTTGGACGCTACCCTGTAGTGCTTGGCTTAGTAGCATCATTGGTATTTGTTTATATCGCAGCGCATGCAGTACAAAGCACATGGTCTTACTTTACAATGGAACGTTTCAAATGGAACGAAGCCATGGTAGGATATTCGCTGGGGATGGCCGGCCTTTGTGTCGCCATTGTGCAGGGAGGACTTGTTCGCGTCATCAATCCAAAACTAGGACCCAGCCGCTCCGTATATGTGGGAATGATGTTATATGCCATCGGGCTCGCCTTATTTGCATTCAGTACAAAGGGCTGGATGATGTTCGCCTTCTTAATTCCTTATTGCCTCGGTGGAATTGCAGGACCCTCTTTGCAAGGGATCATCTCCAATCAGGTGCCGGCTAATGAGCAGGGAGAACTGCAGGGGGCATTGACAAGTCTCATCAGCATCACTTCTATCATCGGACCACTCCTGATGACGAACCTCTTCGCTTTCTTTACAGGGGAAAATGCTCCCGTTTATTTTCCCGGTGCTGCCTTTCTGGCAGGGTCACTACTGGTTACACTCAGCGGATTTATGGCCTGGCGTAGTTTGTCAGGAAGATTTTCGAAATGA
- a CDS encoding T9SS type A sorting domain-containing protein, whose protein sequence is MKNKQQVRKMVFSGWIVLLLILNVSLVSAQQFIRYLDRPLLTEKQQHHANALIHDETTAGYWYIEVDASLINKKSTSLNLSLPDHSNLLIDQMTYTQSFASMVSGSGKFEPGGDFIVTEHNGMITSRIGNNQYSYMIYPLSGDKHILIHLNVQAFPHDESDEGYQHMLKEGQKVKEREHVDPETGEVIFDGSPEAGNCKVRCLVAYTDDVGTALADPIGFAESCIQANNTSFTNSAVNFQVELACAFQTTYAESGNSFTDKTNFRTNGDGIMDDIFDWRIYYDADLCHLLVNSLSNGCGEAWAVSVSVYADAFCVTDRTCAVGNLTFPHEYGHLYGCRHDVFVDNTNTPYAYGHGKTVTGNYRTVMAYSDACGASGCTRVAYFSNPAITYNGVSTGTAGSADNESASEASRVAISGLEVSGTNKAFPSWTHDDGEFADVLAINSVINNTTYVMNSGSEVVWRAGTFHTLNPGFWAKSGSKFVTVFDNCTVLALAGNVASKVNASENTFASVRVQPNPFSSRFDAIVEMKEAGALKLELRDATGKLVQVVAEQNDAEKGNYQYSIDMSENAEGMYFMVVRMGNEMKTVKLIKTK, encoded by the coding sequence ATGAAAAACAAACAACAAGTAAGGAAGATGGTGTTTAGCGGATGGATAGTGTTGCTGCTGATCTTAAACGTGTCACTCGTTTCTGCACAACAATTCATTCGTTATCTTGACCGTCCTCTGCTTACAGAAAAACAACAGCATCATGCGAATGCGCTTATACATGACGAAACAACAGCAGGGTACTGGTATATAGAAGTAGATGCTTCACTGATAAACAAGAAGAGCACCTCTTTAAACTTATCATTGCCTGATCATTCCAATCTGCTGATTGATCAGATGACCTATACCCAAAGTTTCGCTTCGATGGTTTCCGGTTCCGGAAAATTTGAACCGGGTGGTGATTTCATCGTTACCGAACACAATGGCATGATTACTTCCCGTATCGGGAATAATCAATACAGCTATATGATTTATCCGTTATCAGGTGATAAACATATTTTAATCCATCTAAACGTACAGGCTTTTCCGCACGATGAGTCTGATGAAGGTTACCAGCATATGCTGAAAGAAGGGCAGAAAGTAAAAGAGAGAGAGCACGTTGATCCCGAAACCGGTGAAGTTATTTTCGATGGTTCTCCCGAAGCAGGAAATTGTAAAGTACGTTGCCTCGTTGCCTATACGGATGATGTGGGTACTGCACTTGCAGATCCTATTGGTTTTGCGGAATCCTGCATTCAGGCCAACAACACGTCTTTCACAAACAGTGCTGTGAACTTTCAGGTGGAACTGGCCTGTGCCTTCCAAACCACCTATGCAGAAAGCGGAAATTCATTTACGGACAAAACAAATTTCCGTACTAACGGAGATGGTATTATGGATGATATATTTGACTGGCGCATTTATTATGATGCTGATCTCTGTCATTTGCTGGTGAACAGCCTTTCAAATGGTTGTGGTGAGGCTTGGGCAGTTTCTGTTTCTGTTTACGCAGATGCGTTCTGCGTTACGGATAGAACCTGTGCTGTAGGAAATTTGACTTTCCCACACGAGTATGGTCATCTGTATGGATGCCGTCATGATGTGTTTGTGGACAATACCAATACCCCTTATGCTTACGGGCATGGAAAGACAGTAACAGGAAACTATCGTACTGTAATGGCCTATTCGGATGCGTGTGGTGCTTCCGGATGTACCCGGGTGGCTTATTTCTCTAATCCTGCAATTACTTATAATGGTGTATCAACCGGAACGGCCGGATCAGCAGATAATGAAAGCGCGAGTGAAGCCTCACGTGTTGCTATCAGTGGGCTGGAGGTTTCCGGAACGAATAAGGCTTTCCCTTCCTGGACACATGATGATGGAGAGTTTGCCGATGTGTTGGCAATTAACTCAGTGATAAACAATACCACCTATGTCATGAATAGCGGCTCAGAAGTAGTTTGGAGAGCGGGTACGTTTCACACTTTGAATCCGGGTTTCTGGGCAAAGAGTGGTTCTAAATTCGTAACGGTGTTTGATAACTGTACAGTACTGGCACTGGCAGGAAATGTGGCTTCAAAGGTCAATGCTTCAGAGAATACCTTTGCATCTGTACGTGTCCAGCCCAATCCATTTAGTAGCCGCTTCGATGCTATCGTAGAAATGAAGGAAGCCGGCGCACTTAAACTGGAACTGCGCGATGCTACAGGAAAATTGGTTCAGGTAGTAGCCGAACAAAATGATGCAGAGAAAGGCAATTATCAATATTCCATTGACATGAGCGAGAATGCCGAAGGAATGTACTTCATGGTGGTGCGAATGGGAAATGAAATGAAAACGGTGAAGTTGATTAAAACAAAATAG
- a CDS encoding DUF1579 domain-containing protein gives MKKIVLTLFIASWFVGAQAQATKENAAKPAEAKPRAAATNEKAPAKSPEEIEKIWMEYMTPGEEHAQLAAAEGDWKEEIKMWMSPDAEPTQSTATVVVSMILEGRYQMSIHQGDFNGMPFHGQGITGYDKALKKYVSTWIDNMGTGVLFSTGTFNPKVGGIEFFGEQTDPTTGKLMKVREVYTVKSESEHFMEMYNTPAGGKEFKSMEIRMTK, from the coding sequence ATGAAAAAAATTGTACTTACACTATTCATTGCTTCCTGGTTTGTTGGAGCCCAGGCTCAGGCTACAAAAGAAAATGCTGCAAAACCGGCAGAGGCTAAACCACGTGCAGCAGCTACTAATGAAAAAGCACCTGCCAAGTCGCCGGAAGAAATAGAAAAAATCTGGATGGAATACATGACTCCCGGTGAGGAACATGCTCAACTGGCTGCTGCTGAAGGAGACTGGAAAGAAGAAATTAAAATGTGGATGTCACCTGACGCAGAGCCCACGCAATCGACTGCAACTGTTGTGGTCAGCATGATTTTAGAAGGACGCTATCAAATGTCTATTCATCAGGGTGACTTTAACGGTATGCCTTTTCATGGACAAGGAATAACCGGGTATGATAAAGCATTAAAAAAATATGTTTCTACGTGGATAGACAATATGGGAACCGGTGTGTTATTCAGTACAGGGACCTTCAATCCTAAAGTGGGTGGTATAGAGTTCTTTGGCGAGCAAACTGATCCTACAACCGGAAAATTAATGAAAGTTCGTGAAGTGTATACAGTAAAAAGTGAAAGCGAACATTTTATGGAGATGTACAATACTCCTGCCGGTGGGAAAGAGTTTAAAAGCATGGAAATTCGAATGACGAAATAA
- a CDS encoding MmcQ/YjbR family DNA-binding protein, whose translation MINIATVRKLALSFEGTTETPHFEKIAFKVKNKIFITLNKEHHRACVKLSAIDQSVFCSYNPLIIYPVPNAWGKHGWTLINLKKVPKEMFLDALTTAYCHVAPLKLAEKHLNKI comes from the coding sequence ATGATCAACATTGCTACGGTTCGTAAACTGGCTCTATCGTTTGAAGGAACAACAGAAACTCCCCATTTTGAGAAAATTGCTTTCAAAGTAAAAAATAAAATCTTTATCACATTGAACAAAGAGCATCATCGTGCATGTGTCAAACTTTCTGCCATTGATCAAAGTGTATTTTGTTCCTATAATCCGCTCATCATCTATCCTGTACCCAATGCCTGGGGGAAACATGGCTGGACTTTAATCAATCTTAAAAAAGTACCTAAGGAAATGTTTCTGGATGCACTTACCACGGCCTATTGTCATGTAGCTCCGTTGAAACTTGCTGAAAAGCATCTGAATAAAATATGA
- a CDS encoding cytochrome c, which yields MIARGKELVYGAAHCAHCHAPISELDAIERGEIVPLAGGHIFDIPPAKIYTPNITSDKETGIGAWPDSVIARSLRYGVGHAGSALVDFMPFQHLSDADLTAVISYLKTVLPVKNKVPETEWKLLGTVLKALVIEPTGPTIEIPKHVAQGATVEYGKYLAESVANCRGCHTERDLKTGKYIGTPYAGGFHMPCEVNASLEVVTPNITSDATTGKLANWTEDDFLQRFRKGKVIHESTMPWGPFSRLADDDLRAIYRFLKTVPPVTNDPGPVLVSVK from the coding sequence GTGATCGCGAGAGGAAAAGAGCTGGTGTATGGTGCGGCGCATTGTGCCCATTGCCATGCTCCCATTTCCGAGTTGGACGCTATTGAACGTGGGGAAATAGTTCCATTGGCAGGTGGACATATATTCGATATCCCTCCTGCTAAAATTTACACTCCCAATATCACCTCCGATAAAGAAACAGGCATTGGCGCCTGGCCGGATAGTGTGATTGCCCGATCCCTTCGTTACGGTGTAGGACATGCCGGAAGTGCACTCGTCGACTTTATGCCCTTCCAGCATTTGAGTGATGCTGATCTCACCGCTGTCATCAGCTATTTAAAAACAGTACTTCCTGTAAAAAATAAAGTGCCTGAGACGGAATGGAAATTATTAGGCACTGTATTGAAAGCATTGGTCATAGAACCTACCGGCCCCACCATTGAAATTCCAAAACATGTGGCGCAAGGTGCTACGGTCGAATATGGAAAATACCTGGCGGAATCTGTCGCGAATTGCAGAGGATGTCATACCGAACGTGATTTAAAAACCGGGAAATACATCGGCACTCCCTATGCCGGAGGTTTCCATATGCCTTGTGAAGTGAATGCATCATTGGAAGTAGTTACTCCAAACATTACTTCTGATGCAACAACAGGCAAGCTGGCGAATTGGACGGAAGATGATTTTTTGCAACGCTTCCGAAAAGGTAAAGTGATTCATGAAAGCACCATGCCCTGGGGACCTTTCAGCAGATTAGCGGATGATGACCTGAGAGCCATTTACCGTTTCTTGAAAACCGTTCCACCTGTAACCAATGACCCCGGTCCGGTGCTGGTCAGTGTAAAATAA